aaaagcttttaaatttcaaaaaatatattgttttattgttttaaaatagtcacaacccaaaataggaattttgggatgtgacagaaAACAATCTGCTTAGGAGCAACATGTTGAAGTAAGGTTGCTTTAGGCAACCCACAACTGCTGCTACTTTGCTTCACAATCACAATGCTAATAAGGTCCAAATTCAGCACATAGATTAGTAGATTAACTGATTAGGTAGCATAAACCAATTAAAGAAACAAACAGTACTGTCACATGGCCCTTTGCCCCTTTCATTAGCAAGCGGATCGAAATTGCGAAGCCTCTAGTGTGAGTCGCACTTCGGCACTGCCGGCTCGAGAGTGAAGGGCTGGAGGCGCATGGCTACTCACCAGATCAAGACGTTGTCGGTTGGAGAGTGGAGACGCATGCAGGCGGGGGTCTGCCAACCGGAGGCGGCGAGGTGCGGTCGAGCGGTGGGCGGAGAAGCTACTGTGCGAGTGGGCGAGACACAGGACCGACAGTGGCTGCGGCTGCGAGTAAAGATGCAAGTGGCGCGGGCCTTGCCGTAAAGCTGCTGGGCCGACCCGCACCGCGAGCCCACATAACGCGCCGCAGAGTCGGCCCAGAGTCTCCGCTCCGCCAATAAAAGGCCAGTCGAAAACTAACCATCCATCCCTCACGCCGCCTTCGCTTCTGCCGCCGCTTTTGTACACTTCCGGTAACCATGAAGATTctcaggccgccgccgccgatttTGTCGGGTCCTGACCTCTCCTACATCTTGGACCGTACCGATTTGTCGGTCGATGAGAAGATCGACATGGTATTGGAGGTGCGTTCAATTGCTTTTCTTGTCTATTTTGTCTTGCCAAGTTGCGATTTCAATTCTCCTCCTAACTTCTATTTCTTCAGGAACATGGTCCTGTGGTTCTACCATTCGACGGGTCGCACTTCGAAAAAAGATGGGAGGGATTTAAGGACGAGTTCATGGACTctgaggacgaggatgaggacgacgacgaagaCAAGGAGGCAGAGCAGGAGATAGGGAAGGTTTGTTAAAGGGGAGATGTAATTTAtcattcattcatcaatcgGTATAATGCTATCAAATTCATTCATGTGTATTCAGGTGTTGGGTGATGAAAAGGAACCAGGTATCGTGAAACGCCCATCACAGGCCCCTCTTGAAGGTGAGCCGGTATGCAAATGCCAAGAACAACACCACAAGGAGAAGAACCCCCTCAGTCTGGAGAAGCACAGAATTCGAAATCCCCTCTTCATGTAAACCCTACCTCAGTTTTCTCAATTTACAACGTTTCTAG
The sequence above is drawn from the Phragmites australis chromosome 10, lpPhrAust1.1, whole genome shotgun sequence genome and encodes:
- the LOC133931367 gene encoding uncharacterized protein LOC133931367, encoding MKILRPPPPILSGPDLSYILDRTDLSVDEKIDMVLEEHGPVVLPFDGSHFEKRWEGFKDEFMDSEDEDEDDDEDKEAEQEIGKVLGDEKEPGIVKRPSQAPLEGEPVCKCQEQHHKEKNPLSLEKHRIRNPLFIVSNIRFW